The nucleotide window CAAATGGATAAAGTCTTACACAATCAAGATACAAGCAATTTTGAAGAGCTATCAAGCTACTTTGACAATATTGCGACAAAAATTGACCATAAATATGAAGTGACTACATTTGAATCGCGATTAGCCAAACTTGAAAAAGAACAAAAGTTAATTACAACTAACGAAGAACCACAAAATCATGCTATAGTAGAATAGCCATAATTGGAGAGGGTACACTATACATCCTCTCCCTTTTATCTTGCGTCAGCTGATGTACAGACATCAGCTGACGCAAGATAAAAACTTTGAAAGGAGGCCGCCTTTATGAAACGACTCACTACAGATCAATTTACTTTTTTTCTATTAGGCCTATTGCTCGTTATGTTAATAGAGCTTTCACTATTTCATAATGGCACTGTTTTTTTATTATTTTTCGGTATTATTTCTGTTTATTTTGGCATTAACAAACGTCGTAAATTTTTGCTATGGACAGGTGCCTTATTTATTCTTATCGCCCTCTTCACATTATGGAGCTTAAGACTATATTTTATCGTCCTCATTGGCTATTTAATTTATAAGCAATTAACAAAAGATGAAGTAACAATTGAAGTAACAAATCAAGGATGGACTTCCTCCACAACGAAAAATAAATTAATCGAAACGATGGCTACATCGACTGAGCCTTATAAATGGGAAGATGTACTTTTAAAGCGTTTCATCGGTGACGTTGTAGTTGATACGACACAAACGATTTTACCAGAGGGCAAATCGGTCATTACAATTCAACAAGCAATCGGTAAGGTGCATATTATTGTGCCATATGAGGTGTCGATTCGCTTGCACTATACAACAGTGTATGGAGAAGCAAGCTGCCTGCATGAGCCGCCAAAGCGTCTCTTTAATGAAAATTTAAAATTTGAAGATGGGCAAATCGATCATAAACGCCTATTAGTTATTAATGTTTCAACATGGCTTGGTGACGTGGAGGTGACACGCGCATGATTGGATTTATTTTTCGCATTTTTGTCATTTTTACCCTTTTAGCCTCCATGTCATTTGGCTTTTTTATCTTTATTTTAGGTGAGCCAACCGAACCGACGTGGCGCTTCTTTGTTGATGAAAAGCTTGGTGAAGTACCGATTGTTTTCACGATTGTCAGCATCATTTTAACAATTGCTGTTATTATTAGTATGTGGATGTCTGCATTAACTAAAACACGTGAAATCTCGACAATTCGTACAATTAATAAATTGAGAGACCCTGAATTTATGCCGCTACAAAAACGCGGCATCTCTCGTTCTATGAAAAAAGCGATTAATGAGGCCGGTGCCTTAATCGAATCACAAAGAGCTGCTTTACAGCGTTTATCCAATGAAAAAGCAGAAACAAATGATAAAATTGTACAAGAAAGATTAATTGAGGAGCGCCAGCGATTAGCACGTGAATTACATGATTCTGTGTCGCAGCAGTTGTTTGCTGCCTCTATGCTGCTCTCTGCTTTAACAGAGCAGGAGGAAAATGCACAATCAAAGCGCCAGCTAGAGCAGGTGGAAAAAATTGTCCAGCAAACACAGCTAGAAATGCGTGCACTGCTTTTACATTTACGTCCTGTTGCACTACGCAATAAAACATTAGCAGAAGGCTTAAATGATTTAATTCAGGAGCTACAACAAAAGGTCTATTTCCATATTGAATACAAGCTAGAAGAAATCGAACTAACAAAAGCAGAAGAAGACCACCTTTTCCGTATAGCTCAAGAGGCACTTTCTAATACGCTACGTCATGCAAAGGCAACCGTTGTTGAGCTACTATTTGTCGCACGTGACGATTATGCCATTTTACGTATTCAAGATAATGGCAAGGGCTTTGACAATCAATCCGATAAAAGCACCTCATATGGCTTGAAAAATATTGCAGAGCGTGCTGTTGAGATTGGCTGTCTTTATAAAATTGTCTCCGTTCCTAATGAAGGGACAATTGTTGAAGTGAAAGTTCCTAGAAAGAAAGGTGAGCAGCTTGATTAAAGTATTACTTGTAGATGACCATGAAATGGTGCGTATCGGTGTAGCAGCCTACCTATCTGCACAGCCTGATATAGAGGTTATTGGCGAAGCAGAAAATGGCTTAGAGGCAATTGAAAAAGCATTAGCTTTACGTCCTGATTTAATTTTAATGGATAATGTGATGCCTGTTATGACAGGTGCAGAGGCAACTGAAAAAATTTTAAAGGAATGGCCGACTGCTAAGGTAATGATGGTAACAAGCTTTTTAGATGATGACAAAGTATATCCAGCTTTAGAAGCAGGCGCAGTAAGCTATATTTTAAAAACATCGAATGCCAAGCAAATCGCGGATGCTATCCGTAAAACGATGGATGGCGAAACGGTATTAGAGCCTGAAGTAACGACAAAAATGATTTCTCGCATGCGTGGTGGAACGACTGTCCCACTACATGAAAGCTTAACAGAGCGTGAAATGGAAGTGCTGCTTTTAATGGCAAAAGGTAAGGCTAATCAAGAAATTGCAGACGAATTATTTATCGCTTTGAAAACCGTGAAAACCCATGTTAGCAACATTTTAAGTAAATTAGATGTGCAAGACCGCACACAGGCGGTTGTCTATGCATTTCAAAATGGGCTTGCAAAATAATGCTTCTTGGGGCCGTCCAGAAAGTGAACTTTCTGAACAGCTCCGCTTTTTTACATAGTCAATTTTTGATTAAGATTGTGCTCCTGCGGTGGTCACAATGAATTGTCACCATCCTCGTCGCAAAGGGTGCGTCCCAAAATGACTTTTCGGACGCCCCAAGACTATGCTTTCGGTTGTACATAGTCCAAGTACTGTGCTTTTGTTAAGCCTCCATAACGCATATTAAATGTATCAAAATCAAGCTGTTCCATATTAAAAAATTCAAATGCCATCTGATAATTTTTCTGATCAAAAGGACTATGTCCAAACCTTACCCCATTGCTAACTCCATGTTGAAGATTGTAGTAGTCCTCAGGGATGCCTTCCTTTGCAATCGTCGCTAACCCCCAACTAATTCGTGAGGAATGGTCCTCAAAATAGAGAGATGGACCAAATCCAAATGGTAGCTCGATATCCTTTTCAGTTAATTGCTTGTTTCCTATAAATGGATATTGCCCTCGCATAAATTGGTCATCCATCACAATTTGGCAGCCTTCATAAAACGGCAATTCCGCTATTTCTTCTAATGATAAATCTTTTTCTGTTTCGAGATGATAAACTCGTACAAAAAGAGGAACTGTCATCAAGTCATGCCAAATACTTTCCTTCGAAAACATCCCATCTTTTCTCATTTTCGTTATATCTCCAATTACAACAACATAACCATGTGTCGTCATCGAACGCTCGACTT belongs to Lysinibacillus louembei and includes:
- the liaF gene encoding cell wall-active antibiotics response protein LiaF, with the translated sequence MKRLTTDQFTFFLLGLLLVMLIELSLFHNGTVFLLFFGIISVYFGINKRRKFLLWTGALFILIALFTLWSLRLYFIVLIGYLIYKQLTKDEVTIEVTNQGWTSSTTKNKLIETMATSTEPYKWEDVLLKRFIGDVVVDTTQTILPEGKSVITIQQAIGKVHIIVPYEVSIRLHYTTVYGEASCLHEPPKRLFNENLKFEDGQIDHKRLLVINVSTWLGDVEVTRA
- a CDS encoding response regulator transcription factor, which encodes MIKVLLVDDHEMVRIGVAAYLSAQPDIEVIGEAENGLEAIEKALALRPDLILMDNVMPVMTGAEATEKILKEWPTAKVMMVTSFLDDDKVYPALEAGAVSYILKTSNAKQIADAIRKTMDGETVLEPEVTTKMISRMRGGTTVPLHESLTEREMEVLLLMAKGKANQEIADELFIALKTVKTHVSNILSKLDVQDRTQAVVYAFQNGLAK
- a CDS encoding sensor histidine kinase — its product is MIGFIFRIFVIFTLLASMSFGFFIFILGEPTEPTWRFFVDEKLGEVPIVFTIVSIILTIAVIISMWMSALTKTREISTIRTINKLRDPEFMPLQKRGISRSMKKAINEAGALIESQRAALQRLSNEKAETNDKIVQERLIEERQRLARELHDSVSQQLFAASMLLSALTEQEENAQSKRQLEQVEKIVQQTQLEMRALLLHLRPVALRNKTLAEGLNDLIQELQQKVYFHIEYKLEEIELTKAEEDHLFRIAQEALSNTLRHAKATVVELLFVARDDYAILRIQDNGKGFDNQSDKSTSYGLKNIAERAVEIGCLYKIVSVPNEGTIVEVKVPRKKGEQLD
- a CDS encoding immunity 26/phosphotriesterase HocA family protein, whose translation is MWMTNDKRQFFKLQPIQESWDLVKLTDECTIYFEGDTIVKRIDQTESSYLEKDISIATRDRQYILPKTARGKEKKLTYPSLYSRYDGTLLFKYSVYNNKGYIDLEHIETKRSLPIPRFDAENLAQVEEQLTQFITSPPSTYEKKLEQLFTKLKRHKIKVGDVFKVERSMTTHGYVVVIGDITKMRKDGMFSKESIWHDLMTVPLFVRVYHLETEKDLSLEEIAELPFYEGCQIVMDDQFMRGQYPFIGNKQLTEKDIELPFGFGPSLYFEDHSSRISWGLATIAKEGIPEDYYNLQHGVSNGVRFGHSPFDQKNYQMAFEFFNMEQLDFDTFNMRYGGLTKAQYLDYVQPKA